In a genomic window of Orcinus orca chromosome 12, mOrcOrc1.1, whole genome shotgun sequence:
- the ALDH8A1 gene encoding 2-aminomuconic semialdehyde dehydrogenase yields MSFPMAGTRALLMLENFIDGKFLPCSSYLDSYDPATGEVYCRVPNSGKEEIEAAVEAARAAFPGWSSRSPQERSQVLQRLADLLEQSLEELAQAESRDQGKTLTLARTMDIPRSVQNFRFFASSILHHTSECTQMDHLGCLHYTVRTPVGIAGLISPWNLPLYLLTWKLAPAIAAGNTVIAKPSELTSVTAWMMCKLLEKAGVPPGVVNIVFGMGSRVGEALVSHPEVPLISFTGSQPTAERITQLSAPHCKKLSLELGGKNPAIIFEDANLEECVPTTVRSSFANQGEICLCTSRIFVQKSIYSEFLKRFVEATRMWKVGIPSDPSADMGALISKAHLEKVRSYIKKARMEGAQILCGEGVDKLNLPLRNRAGYFMLPTVITDIKDESCCMKEEIFGPVTCVIPFDSEEEVIQRANSVKYGLAATVWSGNVGRVHRVAKKLQSGLVWTNCWLIRELNLPFGGMKSSGVGREGAKDSYEFFTEIKTITIKH; encoded by the exons ATGTCCTTTCCTATGGCTGGAACAAGGGCCCTTTTGATGCTGGAAAATTTCATAGATGGGAAATTTTTACCTTGTAGCTCATACCTAGATTCCTACGATCCCGCTACAGGGGAAGTGTACTGCCGAGTGCCGAACAGTGGAAAAGAAGAG ATCGAAGCCGCGGTGGAGGCCGCCAGAGCAGCTTTTCCGGGCTGGTCCTCCCGGAGCCCCCAGGAGCGCTCGCAGGTGCTGCAGCGGCTGGCGGATTTGCTGGAACAGTCCCTGGAGGAGCTGGCCCAGGCTGAATCCAGGGACCAAG GGAAAACCCTAACCCTGGCGAGAACCATGGACATTCCCCGGTCTGTACAGAACTTCCGGTTCTTCGCTTCCTCCATCCTGCACCACACGTCCGAGTGCACACAGATGGACCACCTGGGCTGTCTCCACTACACGGTTCGGACCCCCGTGGGCATCG CTGGTCTGATCAGTCCCTGGAATCTGCCCCTCTACTTGCTGACCTGGAAGCTGGCTCCAGCGATCGCTGCTGGCAACACTGTGATAGCCAAGCCCAGCGAGCTGACTTCTGTGACTGCGTGGATGATGTGCAAACTCCTGGAGAAAGCAG GTGTTCCACCAGGTGTTGTAAATATTGTGTTTGGAATGGGATCCAGGGTAGGCGAGGCGCTGGTGTCCCACCCAGAGGTGCCCCTCATCTCCTTCACTGGGAGCCAGCCCACGGCCGAGCGGATCACACAGCTGAGTGCTCCCCACTGCAAGAAGCTCTCGCTGGAGCTGGGGGGCAAGAACCCTGCCATCATCTTTGAAGATGCCAACCTGGAGGAGTGTGTTCCGACCACAGTCAGGTCCAGCTTTGCCAACCAG GGTGAAATTTGCCTCTGCACCAGCAGGATCTTTGTCCAGAAGAGCATCTATAGTGAATTTTTAAAGAGGTTTGTAGAAGCTACCAGAATGTGGAAAGTTGGCATTCCCTCTGACCCATCAGCCGACATGGGAGCTCTGATCAGTAAAGCTCATTTGGAGAAA GTCAGAAGTTACATCAAGAAAGCTCGCATGGAAGGGGCCCAAATTCTGTGCGGAGAGGGAGTGGATAAGTTAAACCTCCCCCTCAGGAATCGAGCAGGGTACTTCATGCTTCCCACGGTGATAACAGACATTAAGGACGAGTCCTGCTGCATGAAGGAAGAGATATTTGGTCCGGTGACGTGTGTCATCCCCTTTGATAGTGAAGAGGAAGTGATTCAAAGAGCCAACAGTGTTAAATATGGACTGGCCGCCACGGTGTGGTCAGGCAACGTGGGGCGTGTCCACCGGGTGGCCAAGAAGTTACAGTCAGGCTTGGTCTGGACCAACTGCTGGCTCATCAGAGAGCTGAACCTGCCTTTCGGGGGGATGAAGAGTTCTGGTGTGGGTAGAGAAGGAGCCAAGGACTCTTATGAATTCTTCACTGAAATCAAAACCATCACCATTAAACACTGA